In Naumovozyma castellii chromosome 1, complete genome, one DNA window encodes the following:
- the YKE4 gene encoding Zn(2+) transporter YKE4 (ancestral locus Anc_7.203): protein MKYFIKDSLCFSLTTNTSYRGFRRSFIMVQPAFRNCLLALAALSVFGSAVLAHGNHKNHGADSLDIHSHEYSHKSTHSHSHDHLNINSWIFTMFVQFLESSLFKFSARYNAIIATSFIQILPCLLVLLIPGFRTGNSESNSVMLELLPPFALGTLFGDISLHLLPEIFEHSHKPQQTTYSIFAGFLLFLTLEKMLSILSTDENGNHHSHGHSHSHSHSTTNEKNDPVNQPKISAYLNVIAGLIHNITDGLALSTSFYNSKHTGLITTLAITFHEIPHEISDFAILLSNGFSFSQALKSQIITAMGALIGAMIGCILNEWSVEFNFGIDDSMLPIMTGGFIYMATMGLIPTILNQGDEKKQLSSKTSQLGKWIVSLLCTVSGFALMLTLA, encoded by the coding sequence atgaaatatttcattaaagaCAGCCTGTGCTTCTCTTTGACAACTAACACTTCCTACAGAGGCTTCAGGAGATCATTTATCATGGTTCAACCAGCATTTAGAAATTGTCTTTTAGCACTGGCAGCTTTGTCTGTATTTGGATCTGCTGTTTTAGCTCACGGTAATCATAAGAACCATGGCGCCGATTCCCTTGATATCCATTCTCATGAATACAGTCATAAAAGCACACATTCTCATTCTCATGACCATTTAAACATAAATAGCTGGATATTTACCATGTTCGTTCAATTTCTAGAGAGCAGCCTTTTCAAGTTTTCAGCTCGTTACAATGCCATCATTGCGACATCATTTATCCAGATCTTACCATGTCTGCTGGTGTTATTGATTCCTGGATTTAGAACAGGGAACAGTGAATCAAACAGTGTGATGTTGGAATTATTGCCACCCTTTGCTCTTGGAACCTTATTCGGTGACATTTCGTTGCACCTACTTcctgaaatatttgaacaTTCTCATAAACCTCAACAGACAACGTATTCCATCTTTGCAGGTttcttattattcttgACCCTCGAAAAGATGCTATCAATATTGTCAACcgatgaaaatggaaacCATCATTCTCATGGCCATTCACATTCTCATAGTCACTCAACCACTAACGAAAAGAACGATCCTGTAAACCAACCAAAAATATCAGCGTATCTAAACGTGATTGCTGGTCTGATCCATAACATTACAGATGGCTTAGCACTCTCTACTTCATTCTATAACTCCAAACATACGGGTTTAATAACAACGCTTGCAATCACCTTCCATGAAATCCCTCATGAAATAAGTGATTTTGCTATCCTTTTATCCAATGGTTTTAGTTTCTCACAAGCTTTGAAATCGCAAATTATTACTGCTATGGGAGCGCTTATTGGGGCTATGATTGGTTGCATCCTGAATGAATGGTCTGTCGAATTCAATTTTGGTATCGATGATTCTATGTTACCTATAATGACGGGTGGATTTATTTATATGGCAACGATGGGGTTGATCCCAACTATATTGAATCAAGGagatgaaaagaaacaattaaGCAGCAAGACATCACAACTAGGTAAATGGATCGTTAGTTTACTTTGTACCGTCTCCGGATTTGCTTTGATGTTGACCTTAGCATGA
- the NCAS0A13310 gene encoding uncharacterized protein: MPKFGHEFKKKYYSQLYDDVIPVNHGSYGTTPTKVIDRLKKACEEEETYPDEFFNLTAKEYYTKNLKCLAEYLGLDDRNLALVPNATMAINTVLRSIPWDFKNDTVLIHTTTYGACSNTVKFLHDYYGLQFDITNTTYPIEDNILLARFEEKLSSGTYKLCMFDMISSMPGVTLPYEKLIQLCHKYNVWTLVDGAHAVGLVDLKFIDELKPDFLTTNLHKWLSVPKSCALLYINPKHHSLVQTNPFSWSYVPKELEDSVEIDNNTLLIEKFWYLGTVSYGPIICIEEAISFRKNICGGEQAIRGYQNELQEKAIPLIIAAFGPGAELLENSTNTYHTPGMFNISFPIEEAHRPVLNYLLESFVSFRKFKAACEARMIKEYRAFAPFLVHNGRIWVRFSVNVFNEESDYSRSAVLIKKCLDECLEEKLNTLKVEDIKFLSI; this comes from the coding sequence ATGCCAAAGTTTGGTCACGaatttaagaagaaatacTATTCTCAATTATACGATGATGTCATTCCAGTCAACCATGGTTCATACGGTACCACACCAACAAAGGTTATAGACCGTCTGAAGAAAGCTTGTGAAGAGGAGGAAACATATCCCGATGAGTTTTTTAATCTCACCGCCAAAGAGTACTATACCAAGAACTTGAAATGTTTGGCTGAATACCTTGGCTTGGACGATAGAAATTTAGCTTTAGTTCCAAATGCTACCATGGCCATTAACACTGTTCTTCGTTCCATTCCTTGggatttcaaaaatgatACCGTTTTAATTCATACAACCACTTATGGCGCCTGTTCTAACACCGTGAAATTCTTGCACGATTATTATGGTTTGCAATTTGATATTACAAACACTACGTATCCCATCGAAGATAACATCCTTTTAGccagatttgaagaaaagcTCTCTTCAGGTACCTATAAGTTATGTATGTTCGATATGATTTCATCAATGCCTGGTGTTACTCTACCTTATgagaaattaattcaattgtGTCACAAATACAATGTATGGACTTTAGTCGATGGTGCACACGCAGTAGGGTTAGTTGACcttaaatttattgatgaattgaaaccAGATTTTCTTACTACCAATTTGCATAAATGGTTAAGCGTTCCAAAATCTTGTGCTCTATTATACATTAATCCCAAACACCATAGTTTAGTGCAAACCAACCCATTTTCTTGGTCATACGTCCCtaaagaattggaagattcTGTTGAAATCGACAACAATACTTTACtaattgaaaagttttggTACTTAGGGACAGTATCTTATGGTCCTATCATCTGTATCGAAGAAGCAATCTCATTTCGTAAAAATATCTGTGGTGGTGAGCAAGCTATTAGAGGCTATCAGAATGAATTACAGGAGAAGGCTATTCCTTTGATTATTGCAGCTTTTGGGCCAGGTGctgaattattggaaaattcaaCCAACACTTATCATACTCCTGGAATGTTCAACATTTCTTTCCCAATAGAGGAAGCACATAGGCCtgtattaaattatttgctGGAAAGTTTTGTTTCTTTCAGGAAGTTCAAAGCTGCATGTGAGGCAAGAAtgataaaagaatataGAGCTTTTGCTCCTTTTTTGGTTCACAATGGTAGAATTTGGGTAAGATTTAGTGTAAATGTCttcaatgaagaatctgaTTATTCTAGATCTGCTGTTTTAATTAAAAAGTGTCTGGATGAATGTTTGGAAGAAAAGTTGAACACATTAAAAGTTGAGGATATAAAGTTTCTCTCTATCTGA
- the ATG45 gene encoding Atg45p (ancestral locus Anc_7.202), producing MSVVVVDDLLLLSIPKDVVEKELKHRGHFTSISITGEFDHWGHTDPQYHLRFNDQENVYNVGIPHKEENSLQFKFIVDNDLWITFPCFSTCMDYHGYFNNIINSKYIVPSMAESGSNSQEDTLTLNERSQVFEGKEEYTGEEREIPQIDYSNILIKEGDYINISSQSELSSADEIEDEETLLTGNFNDDCWYEEPRHYLYPKPVYNSKLSRLTKSFKEYWYME from the coding sequence ATGagtgttgttgttgtggatGATCTTCTATTACTTTCCATTCCTAAAGATGTGGttgaaaaggaattaaAGCATAGAGGACACTTTACATCTATTAGCATTACTGGGGAATTCGATCATTGGGGACATACTGATCCACAATATCATTTGAGGTTTAATGATCAAGAGAATGTTTATAATGTAGGCATTCCACACAAAGAGGAGAACAGTTTACAGTTTAAATTCATTGTCGATAATGATTTATGGATTACTTTCCCTTGTTTCTCAACATGTATGGATTATCATGGctattttaataatataataaactCCAAATATATCGTTCCATCAATGGCTGAAAGTGGATCAAATTCACAAGAAGATACATTAACATTGAATGAACGTTCGCAAGTTTTcgaaggaaaagaagaatatacCGGGGAAGAGAGAGAAATTCCCCAAATAGATTACAGTAATATTCTAATAAAGGAAGGTGATTacataaatatttcatcacAGAGTGAATTAAGCAGCGCAGATGAGATagaggatgaagaaacTCTATTAACAGGCAATTTCAACGATGATTGCTGGTACGAAGAACCTCGGCATTATCTGTATCCAAAGCCAGTTTATAattcaaaactttcaagACTCACaaaaagtttcaaagaatattgGTACAtggaataa
- the CKA1 gene encoding casein kinase 2 catalytic subunit CKA1 (ancestral locus Anc_7.209) → MKSRIWSESRVYTDVNKRKPAEYWDYENTTVEWSTNNKDYEIEVKVGRGKYSEVFQGVKLNDRSPIVIKMLKPVKKKKIKREISILTNLSNEKTPPTTLPFDVDLYYTNKKESVLKFKADYLYDLPHDGHKNIIQLFDIIKDPISKTPALVFEHVDNIDFRVLYPKLTDMDIRYYMFELLKALDYCHSMGIMHRDVKPHNVMIDHKNKKLRLIDWGLAEFYHANMEYNVRVASRFFKGPELLVDYRMYDYSLDLWSFGTMLASMVFQKEPFFHGTSNTDQLVKIVRVLGSEDFEKYLTKYEITLPREFHDMDQYIRRPWYRFINDANRHLCDNEDIIDLIDNLLKYDHQERLTAKEAMGHPWFEPIRNA, encoded by the coding sequence ATGAAAAGTAGGATTTGGTCAGAGTCTCGAGTCTACACAGACGTAAACAAGAGGAAGCCCGCTGAATATTGGGATTATGAGAATACAACCGTGGAATGGTCTACAAATAATAAGGACTATGAAATAGAAGTTAAAGTGGGGCGTGGGAAATATTCAGAAGTATTTCAAGGTGTTAAGTTAAATGACAGGTCACCCATCGTGATAAAAATGTTGAAACCagtaaagaagaagaagattaaaAGAGAAATTTCCATCTTGACAAATTTATCTAATGAAAAGACCCCACCAACTACCTTACCatttgatgttgatttATATTATACCAATAAGAAAGAATCAGTGTTGAAATTCAAAGCAGATTATCTATACGATTTACCTCATGATGGTCataagaatattattcaattatttgacATAATCAAAGATCCAATTTCTAAAACACCTGCTTTAGTGTTCGAACATGTTGATAACATCGACTTCCGTGTACTTTATCCAAAGTTAACAGATATGGATATTAGGTATTATATGTTTGAATTACTAAAGGCATTAGACTATTGCCATTCTATGGGTATAATGCACAGAGATGTCAAACCACACAATGTGATGATTGATcataagaataagaaattaAGGTTAATTGATTGGGGTTTGGCAGAATTCTATCATGCTAATATGGAATATAACGTTCGTGTCGCATCAAGATTTTTTAAGGGACCTGAATTACTAGTGGACTACAGGATGTATGATTATTCTCTAGATTTATGGTCATTCGGTACTATGCTTGCATCCATGGTTTTCCAAAAAGAGCCATTCTTTCATGGAACAAGCAATACAGATCAGCTAGTGAAGATCGTAAGAGTACTGGGCAGTGAAGACTTcgaaaaatatttgactaaatatgaaattacATTACCAAGAGAATTTCATGATATGGATCAATACATAAGAAGACCATGGTACAGATTCATTAACGACGCCAATAGACATTTATGTGATAACGAAGATATAATTGATTTGATCGATAATCTGTTGAAATATGATCACCAGGAAAGACTAACGGCAAAGGAGGCTATGGGTCATCCATGGTTTGAACCTATTAGAAATGCTTAA
- the EMC5 gene encoding Emc5p (ancestral locus Anc_7.200) → MSIVSKLFFLIGSIQLLHAGFSSYEFYQILKNVTTEKKLTLPKDIQYETILGLLFTVFSIFLSFDKKSYYPIHMLKRDDIIKGEYLQDISLSKATDVDNLIGSNPTGEVSYTPNFIDIHEKRKSVKQWIAKNPTNEGKKQK, encoded by the coding sequence ATGTCAATTGTGTCCAAACTATTCTTCCTAATAGGATCCATTCAACTATTACATGCCGGCTTTTCTAGTTATGAgttttatcaaattttaaagaatgtTACCactgaaaagaaattgacTTTACCAAAAGATATCCAATATGAAACGATTTTAGGGTTGCTATTTACTGTATTCTCTATTTTCCTATCATTTGATAAGAAAAGTTACTATCCAATACATATGCTTAAGAGAGATGACATTATAAAAGGTGAATATTTACAAGATATTTCCCTCAGTAAAGCCACCGATGTTGATAACTTAATTGGTTCAAATCCAACAGGTGAAGTTTCATATACACCAAATTTTATTGATATTCatgaaaagagaaagagtGTGAAACAATGGATAGCCAAGAATCCTACAAATGAAGGAAAGAAGCAAAAATAA
- the CST6 gene encoding Cst6p (ancestral locus Anc_7.211): MYRRQDYTYQMAQMANNNNNNTIGTKPDSNNKGNLSAHENGQNNGAPKNDNRRKTATTTHLKLEEDPQFFGDLLMNSGVLNDNGGKMVSHMDLSELPGQNSNVNTNSNGTPIINNNITPNATNNNNTRSSIENNNYVDMKSEPQSNQLSSTTNNNAAPTNKAIPLPTNPSDGNNFNSNNNNITSANKQLYLMGMNNNPHVINDPTIQETLSPYFQPFGVDVAHLPMTNPPIFQSSLPLFDEPIRRRRISISNGQISQLGEDIETVESLYNSQPPPMPQRFDHNNQHHHTQQINNHRNSDVINIIPPIYQEPPLLPNGMPPPNQTIQNGMNPMPNMNKMLPPHQQQQQQYLHEYNNGGAGPVSMGVPGKQQQQQRYMQQPMPSTAGSQSMSQSIVSANSGSSTNNTPLPRNRNQSSQPQQTGANNTYSTINDSSPKDMDYQSQLQLQQRLREQQQQDYDDDFEHMSREQDDENEPIPGTNAWKRARLLERNRIAASKCRKRKKIAQLQLQKDFDKMSKENSVLKRKLNYYEKLVTKFKKFSEAHLSKCNDSNKESLKIIEEILMIDSGVNKVDDNTGLVVTLDDKSN, translated from the coding sequence ATGTATAGAAGACAAGATTACACCTATCAGATGGCCCAAATGgccaacaacaacaataataataccatAGGGACCAAACCAGACAGTAATAACAAAGGTAACCTTTCAGCCCATGAAAATGGTCAAAATAATGGTGCGCCCAAAAATGATAACAGAAGAAAGACAGCAACTACGACCCATTTaaaattagaagaagacCCTCAATTTTTTGGggatttattgatgaacTCCGGTGTATTGAATGATAATGGAGGAAAAATGGTCTCTCATATGGATTTAAGTGAGTTACCAGGTCAGAATTCAAACGTAAATACAAATTCTAATGGAACTCCtattatcaataataatataacaCCTAACGCGacaaataacaacaatacgAGAAGTagtattgaaaataataattatgTTGATATGAAGAGTGAACCACAATCAAATCAACTGTCTTCAACCACGAATAATAACGCTGCTCCAACGAATAAAGCCATCCCTCTGCCAACGAATCCTTCAGATggaaataatttcaatagtaacaacaataacatcACTTCTGCAAATAAGCAGCTATATCTGATGGGAATGAATAACAATCCGCATGTCATTAATGACCCAACAATCCAAGAAACTTTATCTCCATACTTCCAACCATTTGGGGTCGATGTGGCTCATTTGCCGATGACAAATCCTCCAATTTTCCAGAGTTCTTTACCCTTGTTTGATGAGCCCATCCGCAGAAGACGTATATCCATCTCTAATGGTCAGATTAGTCAATTGGGAGAAGATATAGAAACTGTTGAAAGCTTGTATAATTCACAACCACCACCAATGCCTCAGAGATTTGATCATAATAACCAGCACCATCACAcacaacaaataaataatcaCCGCAACAGTGAtgtaataaatataattccCCCAATTTATCAGGAGCCACCATTACTCCCGAATGGAATGCCTCCACCAAATCAAACCATACAGAATGGCATGAACCCAATGCCAAATATGAATAAGATGCTTCCTCCACatcaacagcaacaacaacaatatttacACGAGTATAATAATGGAGGTGCGGGCCCTGTATCAATGGGAGTACCAGGaaagcaacaacaacagcagcgATATATGCAACAACCAATGCCATCAACTGCAGGATCACAATCAATGTCGCAAAGTATTGTAAGTGCTAATTCAGGTAGTAGTACCAATAATACACCACTACCAAGAAATAGGAATCAATCATCACAACCTCAACAAACTGGAGCTAATAATACTTATTCAACGATAAACGATTCTTCTCCTAAGGATATGGATTATCAATCACAACTTCAATTACAACAAAGACTAAGAgagcaacagcaacaagACTATGATGACGACTTTGAACATATGAGTCGTGAACAGGACGATGAAAATGAGCCTATTCCAGGAACCAATGCGTGGAAAAGAGCAAGATTATTAGAAAGAAATAGAATTGCCGCATCCAAATGTagaaagaggaagaagattgcTCAGTTACAATTACAAAAGGATTTTGACAAGATGTCCAAAGAGAATTCCgtattgaaaagaaaattgaacTATTATGAAAAACTAGTtaccaaattcaaaaaattttctgAAGCTCACCTTTCCAAATGTAATGATTCTAACAAAGAGTCTTTAAAAATAATCgaagaaatattgatgattgACTCAGGAGTTAATAAAGTTGACGATAATACAGGGTTGGTTGTTACATTGGACGATAAAAGTAATTAG
- the BCY1 gene encoding cAMP-dependent protein kinase regulatory subunit BCY1 (ancestral locus Anc_7.206), translated as MRKSSVLFKSPFSDEDPHSTHTDAPIEAPPAIHSSSSGTAPSTGGIFRGDFAINQSAPGKRITSPMDPSKGSSSDHTQIPTKGDTPHFEQHMPMRFNAERRTSVSGESLQPDNFDGWTPDHYAEKSAEQLKRLEVSIGKNFLFNKLDSDSKKLVINCLEEKKVKKGDTIIKQGDEGDYFYVVEVGSVEFYVDDQKVSNSGPGSSFGELALMYNSPRAATVLASSDCTLWALDRLTFRKILLGSSFKKRVMYDSLLKSIPILENLTNYDRAKLADALDTQYYEPGQVILHEGDPGENFYLIEYGECEVTKEGKGLLTTLHDRDYFGEIALLKDVPRQATVTAVKKTKVATLGRSGFQRLLGPAVEILKLNDPTNK; from the coding sequence ATGAGAAAAAGTAGTGTCTTATTCAAGTCTCCATTCTCGGATGAAGATCCACATTCAACCCATACAGACGCTCCCATTGAGGCACCTCCTGCCATTCACTCATCATCAAGTGGGACTGCCCCTAGTACCGGTGGTATTTTTAGAGGAGATTTTGCAATAAATCAATCAGCACCAGGAAAAAGAATTACATCCCCAATGGATCCATCCAAGGGAAGCTCATCTGACCATACACAGATACCAACCAAGGGCGATACACCACATTTTGAACAACACATGCCAATGAGATTTAACGCAGAAAGACGTACTTCGGTCAGTGGTGAGAGTCTTCAACCTGATAATTTTGACGGATGGACTCCTGACCATTATGCTGAGAAATCTGCTGAACAATTAAAAAGGTTGGAAGTTTCCATTGGTAAGAActttttattcaataaattagATTCAGATTCTAAGAAATTAGTTATAAATTGTTTAGAAGAGAAAAAAGTTAAGAAGGGTGACACCATCATTAAACAAGGGGATGAAGGTGATTATTTCTATGTTGTTGAAGTTGGTTCTGTTGAATTTTACGTTGACGACCAGAAAGTTAGTAATTCCGGACCAGGTTCAAGTTTTGGTGAATTAGCATTAATGTATAATAGTCCCAGAGCAGCTACCGTGTTGGCTTCTAGTGATTGTACATTATGGGCCTTAGATAGATTGACTTTTAGAAAGATTCTGTTAGGAAGTTCTTTCAAGAAGAGAGTCATGTATGATTCCCTATTGAAAAGTATACCTATCCTTGAAAACTTGACAAATTATGATCGTGCAAAACTAGCAGATGCTTTAGACACCCAATATTATGAACCAGGTCAAGTTATTCTTCACGAAGGTGATCCAGGTGAAAACTTCTATTTGATTGAATATGGTGAATGTGAAGTTACTAAAGAAGGCAAGGGTTTATTGACGACATTACATGACAGGGACTATTTTGGGGAGATTGCTCTTCTAAAGGATGTGCCAAGACAGGCAACTGTCACTGCTgtaaagaaaacaaaagtGGCCACACTTGGAAGAAGTGGGTTCCAAAGATTATTGGGACCTGCAGTGGAAATTCTCAAACTCAATGATCCTACTAACAAGTAA
- the CAP2 gene encoding F-actin-capping protein subunit beta (ancestral locus Anc_7.208), whose amino-acid sequence MSTENNPQDAKYDAALDLLRRLDPTKVAENLNKIIKLEPSLAEDLLSSVDTPLDVKKDPHSSQREYLCCDYNRDIDSHRSPWSNEYFPELSKEDLEESPFPSDNLRQLEIIMNDSFDVYRDLYYEGGISSVYLWDLDNDEDFAGVVLFKKGNQSSSNWDSIHVLEATSEDGGANFTYRITTTIILHLDKDEQERKMTLSGNLTRQTEKEASLNGASTMEQIHIAHITNLGTLIEDIELQMRNLLETVYFEKTRDIFHEVKNSVVDAATLHKDAQTEVIKGLQGL is encoded by the coding sequence ATGAGTACAGAAAACAATCCCCAGGATGCCAAATATGATGCAGCTTTGGATTTGCTACGTAGACTAGATCCAACCAAAGTTGCCGAGAACTTGAACAAGATTATCAAGTTGGAACCATCTTTAGCTGAAGATTTATTAAGTTCTGTCGACACCCCTTTGGATGTTAAGAAGGATCCACACTCCTCACAAAGAGAGTACCTATGCTGTGATTATAACAGAGATATTGATTCTCATAGATCTCCCTGGTCCAATGAATATTTCCCTGAATTGTCCAAGGAGGATTTAGAAGAGAGTCCCTTCCCAAGCGATAATCTAAGacaattggaaattataatgaatgattcatttgatGTTTATAGGGATCTGTATTATGAAGGTGGTATCTCCAGTGTTTATCTATGGGATttagataatgatgaagattttgCAGGTGTCGTTCTGTTTAAGAAGGGAAACCAAAGTTCTAGTAATTGGGATAGTATCCATGTTTTAGAAGCCACTTCTGAAGATGGTGGGGCTAATTTCACGTATAGAATAACAACCACAATCATTCTTCATcttgataaagatgaacAAGAGAGAAAAATGACATTATCAGGAAATTTAACGAGACAAACGGAAAAGGAAGCGTCTTTGAATGGAGCCTCCACTATGGAACAAATTCATATAGCCCATATAACCAATTTGGGTAcattaattgaagatattgaattaCAAATGAGAAATTTGTTGGAAACAGTCTACTTTGAAAAAACAAGAGATATATTCCATGAAGTTAAGAATAGCGTTGTCGACGCAGCTACTCTGCACAAAGATGCACAAACCGAGGTCATAAAGGGCTTACAAGGCCTATAA